In a single window of the Amycolatopsis sp. cg5 genome:
- a CDS encoding amino acid permease gives MPGTGLWRTKSIEQSIADTDEPDTKLRRNLSAWDLTVFGVAVVIGAGIFTLTARTAGDFAGPSTSLAFVFAAIACALAALCYAEFASTVPVAGSAYTFSYATFGEFVAWIIGWDLVLELAVGAAAVAKGWSAYLQTVLDYIFGKGTKTSFEIGGGLAFDWGALVLVVVLATLLTVGTKLSSRFSMVITGIKVAVVLFVIVLGFFYIKASNYTPFVPPAETGAAGKGGVEQSVFSLIAGGGGSSFGTFGLLAAASLVFFAFIGFDIVATTAEETRNPQKAVPRGIFGSLAIVTVLYVLVSLVVVGMVSYKDLATSAGDGGKKTLATAFAANGVDWAAGIISVGALAGLTTVVMVLLLGQVRVIFAMSRDGLLPRKLAKTGAHGTPKTATIIVSGMVAVAATFFPADKLEEMVNVGTLFAFVLVSAGVLVLRKTRPDLPRAFKVPAVPLIPILAILSCLWLMLNLSVLTWLRFFVWMIVGVVIYFAYSRRHSLLGKTKPE, from the coding sequence GTGCCCGGGACGGGTCTATGGCGGACGAAATCGATCGAGCAGTCGATCGCCGACACCGATGAGCCGGATACCAAGCTCAGGCGGAACCTGAGCGCGTGGGACCTCACGGTCTTCGGTGTGGCCGTCGTGATCGGCGCGGGCATCTTCACGCTGACCGCCCGCACGGCCGGTGACTTCGCCGGTCCGTCGACCTCGCTCGCGTTCGTCTTCGCCGCGATCGCCTGTGCGCTGGCCGCGCTCTGCTACGCCGAATTCGCCTCGACCGTCCCGGTCGCGGGCAGCGCGTACACGTTCTCCTACGCCACGTTCGGCGAGTTCGTCGCCTGGATCATCGGCTGGGACCTGGTGCTGGAACTCGCGGTCGGCGCGGCCGCGGTCGCCAAGGGCTGGTCGGCCTACCTGCAGACGGTGCTCGACTACATCTTCGGCAAGGGCACCAAGACCAGCTTCGAGATCGGCGGCGGGCTCGCCTTCGACTGGGGCGCGCTGGTCCTCGTCGTGGTGCTGGCGACGCTGCTGACCGTCGGCACCAAGCTGTCGTCCCGGTTCTCCATGGTGATCACCGGCATCAAGGTCGCGGTCGTGCTGTTCGTGATCGTGCTCGGCTTCTTCTACATCAAGGCCTCGAACTACACGCCGTTCGTGCCGCCCGCCGAGACCGGCGCCGCCGGCAAGGGCGGCGTCGAGCAGTCGGTGTTCTCACTCATCGCGGGCGGGGGCGGCAGCTCGTTCGGCACCTTCGGCCTGCTGGCGGCCGCGTCGCTGGTGTTCTTCGCGTTCATCGGGTTCGACATCGTCGCCACCACGGCCGAGGAGACCCGCAACCCGCAGAAGGCCGTGCCGCGCGGCATCTTCGGCTCGCTGGCCATCGTGACCGTGCTCTACGTGCTCGTCTCGCTGGTCGTGGTCGGCATGGTCTCGTACAAGGACCTCGCCACCTCCGCCGGTGACGGCGGCAAGAAGACGCTCGCGACCGCGTTCGCCGCCAACGGCGTCGACTGGGCGGCCGGCATCATCTCGGTCGGCGCGCTCGCCGGCCTGACGACCGTGGTCATGGTGCTGCTGCTCGGCCAGGTCCGGGTCATCTTCGCCATGTCGCGTGACGGCCTGCTGCCGCGCAAGCTCGCCAAGACCGGCGCGCACGGCACGCCGAAGACCGCGACGATCATCGTCAGCGGCATGGTGGCCGTCGCGGCGACCTTCTTCCCCGCGGACAAGCTCGAAGAGATGGTCAACGTCGGCACGCTGTTCGCCTTCGTGCTCGTCTCCGCCGGCGTGCTGGTGCTGCGCAAGACCCGCCCCGACCTGCCGCGCGCGTTCAAGGTGCCCGCGGTGCCGCTGATCCCGATCCTCGCGATCCTGTCCTGCCTGTGGCTGATGCTGAACCTGAGCGTGCTGACCTGGCTGCGGTTCTTCGTCTGGATGATCGTCGGCGTGGTGATCTACTTCGCCTACAGCCGCCGCCATTCCCTGCTCGGCAAGACCAAACCCGAGTAG
- the ahcY gene encoding adenosylhomocysteinase, which yields MTPESVAKRHDNRNGIEFAVADLDAAEFGRKEIRLAEHEMPGLMALRREYAEVYPLRGARVSGSLHMTVQTAVLIETLVSLGAEVRWASCNIFSTQDHAAAAVVVGPHGTVEEPKGVPVFAWKGESLEEYWWCTERMLTWDGEGPNMILDDGGDATMLVHKGTTFEKAGVVPPTDENDSEEFAVFLELLRASLAASPGKWTAIGESVRGVTEETTTGVLRLYQLAAAGELLFPAINVNDAVTKSKFDNRYGIRHSLIDGINRGTDVLIGGKVAVVCGYGDVGKGAAESLRGQGARVIVTEIDPICALQAAMDGYAVRKLESVLPEADIIITTTGNKDVVLAEHMAQMKHQAILGNIGHFDNELDMAGLQRYPGIHRVNIKPQVDEWVFPNGKTIIVLSEGRLLNLGNATGHPSFVMSNSFSNQVIAQVELFTKHEEYDNEVFRLPKKLDEKVAKIHLDALGGELTKLTKEQAEYIDVDVEGPFKPEHYRY from the coding sequence ATGACCCCCGAAAGCGTTGCCAAGCGGCACGACAACCGCAACGGCATCGAGTTCGCCGTCGCCGATCTCGACGCCGCCGAGTTCGGCCGCAAGGAGATCCGCCTCGCCGAGCACGAGATGCCCGGTCTGATGGCTCTGCGTCGCGAATACGCGGAGGTCTACCCGCTGCGTGGCGCGCGTGTCTCCGGCTCGCTGCACATGACCGTGCAGACCGCGGTGCTGATCGAGACGCTGGTTTCGCTGGGCGCCGAGGTGCGCTGGGCGTCGTGCAACATCTTCTCCACCCAGGACCACGCGGCCGCCGCGGTCGTCGTCGGCCCGCACGGCACCGTCGAGGAGCCGAAGGGCGTCCCGGTGTTCGCCTGGAAGGGCGAGTCGCTGGAGGAGTACTGGTGGTGCACCGAGCGGATGCTCACCTGGGACGGCGAGGGTCCGAACATGATCCTCGACGACGGTGGCGACGCGACCATGCTCGTGCACAAGGGCACCACCTTCGAGAAGGCGGGCGTCGTCCCGCCGACCGACGAGAACGACTCGGAAGAGTTCGCCGTCTTCCTCGAGCTGCTGCGCGCGTCGCTGGCCGCTTCGCCGGGCAAGTGGACCGCGATCGGCGAGAGCGTCCGCGGTGTCACCGAGGAGACCACCACCGGCGTACTGCGGCTGTACCAGCTGGCCGCGGCCGGTGAGCTGCTGTTCCCGGCGATCAACGTCAACGACGCGGTCACCAAGTCGAAGTTCGACAACCGCTACGGCATCCGCCACTCGCTGATCGACGGCATCAACCGCGGCACCGACGTGCTCATCGGCGGCAAGGTCGCGGTCGTCTGCGGCTACGGCGACGTCGGCAAGGGCGCGGCGGAGTCACTGCGTGGCCAGGGCGCCCGCGTGATCGTCACCGAGATCGACCCGATCTGCGCGCTGCAGGCGGCGATGGACGGCTACGCGGTCCGCAAGCTCGAGTCCGTGCTGCCCGAGGCCGACATCATCATCACCACGACCGGCAACAAGGACGTGGTGCTCGCCGAGCACATGGCCCAGATGAAGCACCAGGCCATCCTGGGCAACATCGGCCACTTCGACAACGAGCTCGACATGGCCGGTCTGCAGCGCTACCCGGGCATCCACCGGGTCAACATCAAGCCGCAGGTCGACGAGTGGGTCTTCCCGAACGGCAAGACGATCATCGTCCTGTCCGAGGGCCGCCTGCTCAACCTCGGCAACGCGACCGGGCACCCGTCCTTCGTGATGTCGAACAGCTTCTCGAACCAGGTCATCGCCCAGGTCGAGCTGTTCACCAAGCACGAGGAGTACGACAACGAGGTCTTCCGCCTGCCGAAGAAGCTCGACGAGAAGGTCGCGAAGATCCACCTCGACGCGCTCGGCGGCGAGCTGACCAAGCTCACCAAGGAGCAGGCCGAGTACATCGACGTGGACGTCGAAGGCCCGTTCAAGCCCGAGCACTACCGCTACTGA
- a CDS encoding ABC transporter substrate-binding protein, whose product MSRRHRFLILPSPDRPLPHRWTDWLRLAIVVVLLAAGIPGVPFVVNRLGCFGGVFPSADIWRVEGECVGLSDDAYAFDRAEFAAVMSVIKSQNDAAAGKCAPQGSEVVVGVLLTMTDRFSGVRAVHELEGMAAGQRQANGTGCLHPMRLVVGQVGAYGDGNASAEVAARLARYDKVVAVAGIGLSNQRAAEVADLLAAAKIPMVSDLITAEGFDQHGSREDEPDFTGCDPGSYQRGVGKDYFYRVAYRSAAQVKRLKEVTDGQPDFIMVPTGGSDPYTCTTLPLVQRAFGGKVTEVKFDTDEPSTVPQTAKRVCAAAKDVRVVYVARGRDLGRLLYNLDEAQRNGQCAATSITVLSTSDGQRIRVAETDPVLEDFRVKALRSGTFASGRLRLLTTLVGGADRARADTPNFAAFEQAFTSAGFDPSHIDNGWPVNAYDALTTIAEALRTLPATAPVRPSEVNTAIGGFSSSGQSVPGAGGPITFDNAGNRTDAGPPVVRVCPLPEASGATPARTISALLPADCPR is encoded by the coding sequence TTGAGCCGCCGCCACAGGTTTCTGATTCTCCCCAGTCCCGACCGCCCGCTGCCGCACCGGTGGACGGATTGGCTCCGGCTCGCGATCGTGGTCGTCCTGCTGGCCGCCGGCATTCCCGGCGTTCCGTTCGTGGTGAATCGGCTGGGCTGTTTCGGCGGGGTGTTCCCGTCCGCCGACATCTGGCGCGTCGAGGGTGAGTGCGTCGGGCTGAGCGACGACGCGTACGCGTTCGATCGCGCCGAATTCGCCGCCGTCATGTCCGTGATCAAGAGCCAGAACGACGCCGCCGCCGGCAAATGCGCGCCACAGGGCTCCGAGGTGGTCGTCGGTGTGCTGCTGACGATGACCGACCGGTTCTCCGGGGTCCGCGCCGTGCATGAGCTCGAAGGCATGGCGGCCGGGCAGCGCCAGGCCAACGGCACCGGCTGCCTGCACCCGATGCGGCTGGTCGTCGGCCAGGTCGGCGCGTACGGCGACGGCAACGCGTCGGCCGAGGTGGCGGCCAGGCTGGCCAGGTACGACAAGGTGGTGGCCGTCGCCGGGATCGGGCTCAGCAACCAGCGCGCCGCCGAGGTCGCGGACCTGCTGGCCGCCGCGAAGATCCCGATGGTGTCCGACCTGATCACCGCCGAGGGCTTCGACCAGCACGGCTCCCGCGAGGACGAGCCCGACTTCACCGGCTGCGATCCCGGCAGCTACCAGCGTGGTGTCGGCAAGGACTACTTCTACCGCGTGGCGTACCGGTCCGCGGCGCAGGTCAAGCGGCTCAAAGAGGTCACCGACGGGCAGCCGGACTTCATCATGGTGCCCACCGGCGGCTCCGACCCGTACACCTGCACCACGCTGCCGCTCGTGCAGCGCGCGTTCGGCGGCAAGGTCACCGAGGTCAAGTTCGACACCGACGAGCCGAGCACCGTGCCGCAGACCGCGAAACGGGTCTGCGCCGCCGCGAAGGACGTGCGCGTCGTGTACGTGGCGCGCGGCCGTGACCTGGGAAGACTGCTGTACAACCTCGACGAGGCGCAGCGGAACGGGCAGTGCGCCGCCACCTCGATCACGGTGCTGAGCACCTCGGACGGCCAGCGGATACGGGTCGCCGAAACGGATCCGGTGCTGGAGGACTTCCGGGTCAAGGCACTGCGCTCGGGCACCTTCGCCTCGGGCAGGCTGCGGCTGCTCACCACACTCGTCGGCGGAGCCGACCGGGCACGCGCGGACACGCCGAACTTCGCGGCGTTCGAGCAGGCGTTCACCTCGGCGGGATTCGACCCGTCGCATATCGACAACGGCTGGCCGGTCAACGCCTACGACGCGCTCACCACCATCGCCGAGGCGCTGCGAACCCTGCCGGCCACCGCCCCGGTCCGGCCGTCGGAGGTCAACACGGCCATCGGCGGCTTCTCGTCGTCCGGCCAGTCGGTGCCCGGCGCGGGCGGCCCGATCACCTTCGACAACGCGGGCAACCGCACCGACGCCGGACCGCCGGTCGTCCGGGTCTGCCCGCTGCCCGAGGCGAGCGGCGCCACTCCGGCCCGCACGATCAGCGCGCTGCTCCCGGCGGATTGCCCCAGGTAG